A region from the Azospirillaceae bacterium genome encodes:
- a CDS encoding NCS1 family nucleobase:cation symporter-1, with product MVTATDVSAAGIDTASDIWNEDLAPVDSSHRTWRWVHFAALWVGMVMGIPAYMLASGLIEQGMSAYQAVGAVLLGNLIVLVPMLLVGHSGAKYGVPFAVIIRASFGVQGNKLPALLRALIACGWFGIQCWVGGNAIYAVGNILTRGALEGPVLGWVGINAGHLACFFIFWSLHLYFIAKGPESVRWVETVTAPLKILIVLGLLWWAYDKAGGFGSLLSAPSQFVAGAPKEGRFWVVFLPSLTAMAGYWSTLAINIPDFTRFARSQKDQYVGQAIGLPLPMAGLAYIGVAVTSATVIVYGKAIWDPVDLAGRMEGIAVAIGLAIIVIDTLCVNLAANVVGPAYDFAAIFPRHVNFARGGYITAAIGVIMMPWKLIESTQGYIFTWLLGYGALLGPLLGIMLADYWLVRRARLSLEGLFDMDGPYAYKGGWNMAALAALALSVLPNVPGFLHAAFPSLFGGVPMVFQEIYNYAWFIGMFISTVVYTLLMRRTAA from the coding sequence ATGGTCACGGCAACGGACGTGAGCGCCGCCGGCATCGATACGGCGTCGGACATCTGGAATGAGGATCTGGCGCCGGTGGATTCCAGCCACCGTACCTGGCGCTGGGTGCATTTCGCCGCCCTGTGGGTGGGCATGGTGATGGGCATCCCGGCCTACATGTTGGCGTCGGGTTTGATCGAACAGGGCATGTCGGCCTACCAGGCGGTGGGGGCCGTGCTGCTGGGCAATCTGATCGTGCTGGTGCCCATGCTGCTGGTCGGCCATTCGGGCGCCAAGTACGGCGTGCCCTTCGCCGTCATCATCCGGGCATCGTTCGGGGTGCAGGGCAACAAGCTGCCGGCGCTGTTGCGCGCGCTGATCGCCTGCGGCTGGTTCGGAATCCAGTGCTGGGTGGGCGGCAACGCCATCTACGCCGTGGGCAACATCCTGACGCGCGGCGCGCTTGAGGGGCCGGTGCTGGGCTGGGTCGGCATCAATGCCGGGCACCTGGCCTGCTTCTTCATTTTCTGGTCGCTGCACCTCTATTTCATCGCCAAGGGTCCGGAATCGGTCCGCTGGGTGGAAACGGTGACGGCGCCGCTGAAGATCCTGATCGTGCTGGGCCTGCTGTGGTGGGCGTACGACAAGGCCGGCGGTTTCGGCAGCCTGCTGTCCGCCCCATCGCAGTTCGTCGCCGGCGCGCCCAAGGAAGGGCGGTTCTGGGTGGTGTTCCTGCCCAGCCTGACGGCCATGGCCGGTTACTGGTCCACCCTGGCCATCAACATCCCGGATTTCACCCGTTTCGCCCGCAGCCAGAAGGACCAGTATGTCGGCCAGGCCATCGGCCTGCCGCTGCCCATGGCGGGGTTGGCCTATATTGGCGTGGCGGTCACCTCGGCCACGGTCATCGTCTACGGCAAGGCCATCTGGGACCCGGTGGACCTGGCCGGCCGGATGGAGGGCATCGCCGTCGCCATTGGTCTCGCCATCATCGTCATCGACACGCTGTGCGTGAACCTGGCGGCCAATGTCGTGGGGCCGGCCTATGACTTCGCCGCCATCTTCCCCCGCCATGTGAATTTCGCCCGGGGCGGCTACATCACCGCCGCCATCGGCGTCATCATGATGCCGTGGAAGCTGATCGAATCCACCCAAGGCTACATCTTCACCTGGCTGCTGGGCTACGGCGCCCTGCTGGGGCCGCTGCTGGGTATCATGCTGGCCGATTACTGGCTGGTGCGCCGGGCGCGGCTGTCGCTGGAAGGGTTGTTCGATATGGACGGGCCCTACGCCTACAAGGGCGGCTGGAACATGGCGGCGCTGGCCGCCCTGGCCCTGTCCGTCCTGCCCAACGTGCCCGGCTTCCTGCACGCGGCCTTCCCCAGCCTGTTCGGCGGCGTGCCAATGGTCTTCCAGGAAATCTATAACTATGCCTGGTTCATCGGCATGTTCATCAGCACGGTGGTCTACACCCTGCTGATGCGCCGCACGGCCGCATGA
- a CDS encoding tRNA-binding protein: protein MDPLKPQTDVANFLNLDIRVGRVVEVQPFPKARNPSYKVAVDLGDLGVKWSSAQITHYAPDDLVGAQVVCVCNFPARNIAGFQSEVLILGARNAEGNVIVLTPWSAVPPGETVY, encoded by the coding sequence GTGGACCCGTTGAAGCCGCAGACTGACGTGGCGAATTTCCTGAACCTGGACATCCGCGTGGGACGGGTGGTCGAGGTGCAGCCGTTTCCCAAGGCCCGCAACCCGTCCTACAAGGTGGCGGTGGATCTGGGCGACCTGGGCGTCAAATGGTCCAGCGCCCAGATCACCCACTACGCGCCCGATGACTTGGTGGGCGCCCAGGTGGTGTGCGTCTGCAATTTCCCCGCCCGCAACATCGCCGGCTTCCAGTCCGAAGTCCTGATCCTGGGCGCCCGCAATGCCGAGGGCAACGTCATCGTGCTGACGCCGTGGTCGGCGGTGCCGCCGGGGGAGACGGTTTATTGA
- a CDS encoding CatB-related O-acetyltransferase, whose amino-acid sequence MDNLHPSQKPNRFWGKLTVECPSAISAGDFRGENVVGAFSYFNEGTIVWNTTVGRFCSIAHRVVIGAPEHPVDWLSSHLFVFGDAGGPFGHGAQQLKDILGAESFEKDKLRTTIGNDVWIGLGAFIRKGLTIGNGAIVAANATVVRDVEPYSIVGGNPARVIRKRFADDICERIEKIGWWDYFLHKDKLKGIRYSDPSAALDVIERAIEDARIERLSPEVLEFKK is encoded by the coding sequence ATGGACAATTTACATCCGTCGCAAAAACCGAATCGGTTCTGGGGGAAGTTGACCGTCGAATGTCCCAGCGCGATTTCCGCGGGTGATTTCCGTGGCGAGAACGTCGTTGGTGCTTTCAGCTATTTCAATGAAGGGACGATCGTGTGGAATACGACCGTCGGCCGATTTTGTTCAATCGCGCATCGGGTGGTCATCGGCGCCCCGGAGCATCCGGTCGATTGGCTGAGTTCGCATCTGTTTGTGTTCGGTGACGCGGGCGGCCCCTTTGGCCATGGCGCCCAGCAGTTGAAGGATATCCTGGGCGCCGAGTCCTTTGAAAAGGACAAGCTGCGGACGACCATTGGAAACGACGTTTGGATCGGCCTTGGCGCCTTTATCCGGAAAGGACTGACGATCGGCAACGGCGCGATCGTCGCGGCGAACGCAACGGTCGTCCGGGACGTCGAGCCGTATTCCATCGTTGGCGGAAATCCGGCACGCGTCATCAGGAAGCGATTTGCCGACGATATTTGTGAGCGAATAGAAAAAATAGGCTGGTGGGACTATTTCCTGCACAAGGACAAGCTGAAGGGCATTCGCTATTCCGATCCGTCCGCCGCGCTGGATGTCATTGAGCGCGCGATAGAGGATGCCAGGATTGAGCGGTTGTCCCCCGAGGTATTGGAATTCAAGAAATAG
- a CDS encoding FAD-dependent monooxygenase — protein sequence METMMTDFDTDILIVGAGAAGLTLALDLAHRGVDLMLIERNTTPFAGSRGKGIQPRSLEVFEDLGVLDDLRAVGGAYPPMVTYHPDGRTNRNELHAPHIPNPAEPHGDVLMVPQFQTEAVLRRHLASHGHAPAFGTELTGFTQDAEGVTATLRTGGGERTVRARYLVGTDGGRSFVRHALDIGFPGETLPFHAIVGDMPIAGLSFDLWHRWYTPQTQLALCPLAGTNLFQAIIQVAEEVTPTADLVRTLIRQHTGRDDLVVGAPTWLSTMRANLRLADRYRVGRILIAGDAAHVHPPTGGQGLNTSVQDAYNLGWKLAAVLKGAPDSLLDSYEAERRPIAAEVLHLSARMLAQMGKPEGMRRGRETRELDLTYRGGPLAPAAGAARVQAGDRAPDAPCRAGAGTETRLFTMFQGPHFTLLGYGADVSDIVPPGLTATVKALSVAPQGQATNGFDLSDQAGHIRGGYDLTPGALVLVRPDGHIAALADRPQVIRDWLSQWLAAATQA from the coding sequence ATGGAGACCATGATGACCGACTTTGATACCGATATCCTGATCGTGGGCGCTGGCGCCGCCGGCCTGACACTGGCGTTGGACCTGGCCCACCGGGGCGTGGACCTGATGCTGATCGAAAGGAACACGACACCCTTTGCCGGGTCACGCGGCAAGGGCATCCAGCCGCGCAGCCTTGAGGTGTTCGAGGATCTGGGCGTGCTGGACGATCTGCGGGCGGTGGGCGGCGCTTATCCGCCCATGGTCACCTATCACCCGGATGGCCGGACCAACCGCAACGAGCTGCACGCGCCCCACATCCCCAACCCGGCGGAACCCCATGGCGACGTGCTGATGGTGCCGCAGTTCCAGACGGAGGCGGTGCTGCGCCGCCACCTGGCCAGCCATGGCCACGCCCCGGCTTTCGGCACCGAACTAACGGGCTTCACCCAGGACGCCGAGGGCGTCACCGCCACCCTGCGCACCGGCGGGGGCGAACGGACGGTGCGCGCCCGTTACCTGGTGGGCACCGACGGGGGGCGCAGCTTCGTCCGCCATGCGCTGGACATCGGCTTCCCCGGCGAGACCCTGCCCTTCCACGCCATCGTCGGCGACATGCCCATCGCGGGGCTGTCCTTCGACCTCTGGCACCGATGGTACACGCCGCAAACCCAGCTGGCCCTATGCCCGCTGGCCGGCACCAACCTGTTCCAGGCGATCATCCAGGTGGCGGAGGAGGTGACGCCCACCGCCGACCTGGTCCGCACGCTGATCCGCCAGCACACCGGGCGCGACGACCTGGTGGTGGGGGCGCCCACCTGGCTGTCCACCATGCGGGCCAACCTGCGCCTGGCCGACCGTTACCGCGTGGGCCGCATCCTCATCGCCGGCGACGCCGCCCATGTGCACCCGCCGACCGGCGGCCAAGGCCTGAACACCAGCGTGCAGGACGCCTATAATCTGGGGTGGAAACTGGCCGCCGTGCTGAAGGGCGCGCCCGACAGCCTGCTGGACAGCTACGAGGCCGAACGGCGCCCCATCGCCGCCGAAGTGCTGCACCTCAGCGCCCGCATGCTGGCCCAGATGGGCAAGCCCGAGGGCATGCGCCGGGGGCGCGAGACCCGGGAGTTGGACCTGACCTACCGTGGCGGCCCCCTGGCGCCGGCCGCCGGTGCGGCCCGCGTGCAGGCCGGCGACCGCGCGCCGGACGCGCCCTGCCGCGCCGGTGCGGGAACGGAGACCCGCCTGTTCACAATGTTCCAGGGGCCGCATTTCACCCTGCTGGGCTACGGCGCCGATGTTTCGGATATCGTGCCTCCGGGCCTGACCGCCACCGTCAAGGCGCTGTCGGTGGCGCCACAGGGCCAGGCTACCAACGGCTTCGACCTGTCCGACCAGGCCGGGCACATCCGTGGTGGTTATGATCTTACCCCCGGCGCCCTGGTGCTGGTACGGCCCGACGGCCACATCGCCGCCTTGGCTGACCGGCCGCAGGTCATTCGGGACTGGCTTAGCCAGTGGCTGGCGGCCGCAACCCAGGCGTGA
- a CDS encoding MarR family winged helix-turn-helix transcriptional regulator, with translation MKNELHEALMDLAGVLNRPQPDQHLLNLAGVNLDRALFPLLVRIGLRGPIGVVELAELAGRDHSTVSRQVAKLESLGLVDRRAGASDARVREAVVTPAGQAMVDTIGQARNRLYTAALADWTEEEKVTLTRLLRRLADRAKAWSENGGGDPEA, from the coding sequence ATGAAGAACGAACTGCATGAAGCGCTGATGGACCTGGCCGGCGTGCTGAACCGCCCGCAGCCGGACCAGCATCTATTGAACCTGGCCGGCGTGAACCTGGACCGGGCGCTGTTCCCCCTGCTGGTGCGCATCGGCTTGCGCGGGCCCATCGGTGTGGTGGAACTGGCGGAATTGGCCGGTCGTGATCACTCCACGGTCAGCCGGCAGGTGGCGAAGCTGGAAAGCCTGGGGCTGGTGGACCGCCGGGCCGGCGCCAGCGATGCGCGGGTGCGCGAGGCGGTGGTGACCCCCGCCGGCCAGGCCATGGTCGATACCATCGGCCAGGCGCGCAACCGCCTGTACACGGCGGCCCTGGCGGACTGGACGGAAGAAGAGAAGGTCACCTTGACCCGGTTGCTGCGCCGTCTGGCCGACCGGGCCAAGGCCTGGTCGGAGAATGGGGGCGGGGACCCTGAGGCTTAG
- the purN gene encoding phosphoribosylglycinamide formyltransferase, with translation MARLNIGGTPGRLKLGVLLSGRGSNLQALLNAAADPDFPAAVALVLSNKADAAGLERARGAGVPALALPHKDYADKPAFEQAMTRALDEAGVELVCLAGFMRLLSPWFVDHWRDRLINIHPSLLPAFPGIDTHARALDAGVRFHGCTVHYVRSEVDSGPIVAQAAVPVLAGDDADVLAARVLAAEHQLYPLAVRLIAEGRVTVAGDRAVLSGPLGSPATALNPAV, from the coding sequence ATGGCACGCCTGAACATTGGTGGGACGCCCGGCAGGCTGAAGCTGGGCGTCCTGCTTTCCGGCCGGGGCAGCAACCTGCAGGCCCTGCTGAACGCCGCCGCCGATCCGGACTTTCCGGCGGCGGTGGCTTTGGTTCTGTCCAACAAGGCGGATGCCGCCGGGTTGGAACGGGCGCGCGGCGCCGGCGTCCCGGCGCTGGCCCTGCCACACAAGGACTATGCCGACAAGCCCGCCTTCGAACAGGCCATGACCCGCGCACTGGATGAGGCGGGCGTGGAACTGGTGTGCCTGGCGGGTTTCATGCGCCTGCTGTCGCCCTGGTTTGTGGACCATTGGCGTGACCGGCTGATCAACATCCACCCATCGCTGCTGCCGGCCTTCCCCGGCATCGACACGCATGCCCGCGCCCTGGATGCCGGTGTGCGCTTCCATGGCTGCACCGTGCATTATGTCCGCAGCGAGGTGGACAGCGGCCCCATCGTGGCCCAGGCCGCCGTACCCGTGCTGGCCGGCGACGATGCCGATGTGCTGGCCGCCCGCGTGCTGGCGGCGGAACATCAGCTTTACCCACTGGCCGTGCGCCTGATCGCGGAGGGCCGGGTGACGGTGGCGGGTGATCGCGCCGTGCTGAGCGGCCCACTGGGTAGCCCAGCCACCGCGCTAAATCCCGCCGTCTAA
- the purM gene encoding phosphoribosylformylglycinamidine cyclo-ligase, with translation MSTYSYKDAGVDIDAGNALVEAIKPLAKSTARTGSDAGLGGFGALFDLRAAGFTDPLLVSTTDGVGTKLKVAIDAKRHDTVGIDLVAMCVNDLVVQGAEPLLFLDYFATGKLDVAAGRAIVAGIAEGCRQAGCALVGGETAEMPGMYADGDYDLAGFSVGAVERTQVLTGAGVAAGDVVLGLASSGVHSNGYSLVRKLVSVSGLSYEDAAPFAPGKTLGEALLTPTRIYVKSTLAAVRAGLVKAMAHITGGGLIENIPRVLPDGLGVTLDAGAWTLPPVFRWLAGVGNIADLELARTFNCGVGMVVVVTADKADEAIAVLTKGGETVTRIGTVVPAAADAAHRVTVTGTDKAWHA, from the coding sequence ATAAGCACCTATTCGTACAAGGACGCCGGTGTCGATATCGACGCGGGCAACGCCCTGGTCGAGGCCATCAAGCCCCTGGCCAAGTCCACCGCGCGCACCGGTTCCGACGCCGGCCTGGGCGGCTTCGGCGCCCTGTTCGACCTGCGCGCCGCCGGTTTCACCGACCCGCTGCTGGTCTCCACCACCGATGGCGTCGGCACCAAGCTGAAGGTCGCCATCGACGCCAAGCGCCATGACACGGTCGGCATCGACCTGGTCGCCATGTGCGTCAACGACCTGGTGGTCCAGGGTGCGGAACCGTTGCTGTTCCTGGATTATTTCGCGACCGGAAAGTTGGACGTGGCCGCCGGCCGCGCCATCGTCGCCGGCATCGCCGAAGGCTGTCGCCAGGCGGGTTGCGCCCTGGTGGGCGGTGAGACGGCCGAGATGCCGGGCATGTACGCCGACGGCGACTATGACCTGGCCGGCTTCTCTGTCGGCGCGGTGGAGCGCACCCAGGTGCTGACCGGTGCCGGTGTCGCCGCTGGCGACGTCGTGCTGGGCCTGGCGTCCAGCGGCGTGCACTCCAACGGTTATTCGCTGGTGCGCAAGCTGGTGTCCGTCTCCGGCCTGTCGTACGAGGACGCGGCCCCCTTCGCCCCGGGCAAGACCCTGGGCGAAGCGCTGCTGACCCCCACCCGGATTTACGTGAAGAGCACACTGGCCGCGGTGCGCGCCGGCCTGGTGAAGGCCATGGCCCACATCACCGGCGGCGGCCTGATCGAGAACATTCCGCGCGTGCTGCCCGACGGCCTGGGCGTCACCCTGGACGCCGGCGCCTGGACCCTGCCGCCGGTGTTCCGCTGGCTGGCCGGCGTGGGCAACATCGCCGACCTGGAACTGGCCCGCACCTTCAACTGCGGCGTCGGCATGGTCGTGGTGGTCACCGCCGACAAGGCGGATGAGGCCATCGCCGTCCTGACCAAGGGCGGTGAGACGGTGACCCGCATCGGCACCGTCGTGCCGGCGGCGGCGGACGCCGCCCATCGCGTCACGGTGACCGGCACGGACAAGGCATGGCACGCCTGA
- a CDS encoding DUF2066 domain-containing protein — MPHRCIPLLRRITARPVQAGAFSLILAAGLAAGTARAEAGKGPAAADTAFVEQHVDVDVTAGNANQARDQAIQQAQREALARLFRKLTPAADGRQPPSVSQGDLEGLVAGFELEQERASSVRYVGRFTVRFRPAAVRQLLQQNGVRYAEMVGKPALVLPLDATATEPALWTDSPWRQAWVQMGPVDGLMPVSLLAPDTNDQNDLPAKAALAPDPAVLARIAARHGAGLLLVARLDGDAAKGYQLSLTSYIPGEGASPVETVPQGGFTTRVVPADAPLAVPGAASNPPPVPPVLAQAVATAVDRVEEAWKRRVVVDAHQESQVAVRVPLTDLSTLVEVRRRLSGVPMVTQVNTSALKTTQALLTLTVLGDVAHLKTALAQRDLVLSDIDAGATPAGSDAHYQIGLAPAG; from the coding sequence ATGCCGCACCGCTGCATCCCCCTCTTGCGCCGGATCACCGCCAGGCCTGTCCAGGCGGGCGCTTTTTCCCTGATCCTGGCTGCGGGCCTTGCCGCCGGAACCGCGCGGGCCGAGGCGGGGAAAGGCCCGGCGGCGGCCGACACCGCCTTCGTTGAACAGCATGTGGACGTTGACGTCACCGCCGGCAACGCCAACCAGGCGCGCGACCAGGCCATCCAGCAGGCCCAGCGCGAGGCTTTGGCCCGCCTGTTCCGCAAGCTGACGCCGGCCGCCGACGGCCGCCAGCCCCCGTCCGTCAGCCAGGGCGATCTTGAAGGCCTGGTGGCGGGTTTCGAGCTGGAGCAGGAGCGCGCCTCCTCCGTCCGGTATGTCGGCCGCTTCACCGTGCGTTTCCGCCCCGCCGCCGTGCGCCAGCTGTTGCAGCAGAACGGCGTGCGCTATGCCGAGATGGTGGGCAAGCCGGCCCTGGTGCTGCCCCTGGACGCCACCGCGACGGAACCGGCGCTGTGGACCGACAGCCCGTGGCGCCAGGCCTGGGTGCAGATGGGCCCGGTGGACGGCCTGATGCCGGTGTCCCTGCTGGCGCCCGACACCAACGACCAGAACGACCTGCCGGCCAAGGCGGCCCTGGCGCCCGACCCCGCCGTGCTGGCCCGCATCGCCGCCCGCCATGGCGCCGGCCTGTTGCTGGTGGCCCGCCTGGATGGCGATGCCGCCAAGGGGTATCAGCTGAGCCTGACGAGCTATATCCCGGGGGAGGGGGCGTCACCGGTGGAGACCGTGCCCCAAGGGGGCTTCACCACCCGCGTCGTGCCCGCCGATGCGCCCCTGGCGGTCCCGGGTGCCGCCTCCAACCCCCCGCCGGTGCCGCCGGTGCTGGCCCAGGCCGTCGCCACGGCGGTGGACCGGGTGGAGGAGGCGTGGAAGCGCCGCGTGGTGGTGGATGCGCACCAGGAAAGCCAGGTGGCGGTGCGTGTGCCCCTGACCGACCTGTCCACCCTGGTGGAGGTGCGCCGCCGCCTGTCCGGCGTGCCCATGGTCACCCAGGTGAACACCAGCGCCCTGAAGACCACCCAGGCGCTGCTGACCCTGACCGTGCTGGGTGACGTGGCCCATTTGAAGACGGCGCTGGCCCAGCGCGACCTGGTGTTGTCCGACATCGACGCCGGGGCGACGCCGGCCGGGTCCGACGCCCATTACCAGATCGGCCTGGCGCCGGCCGGCTGA
- a CDS encoding AI-2E family transporter — MAETYAGRQIRFWLISLLVGVALVWLLRGMLLPFVAGMAIAYLLDPVADRLEGFGLPRLAATCAVLLSFTVVVALAILLLVPLIQQQVSQLIESLPAIITWARDESMQRIRTLMAALPPDDVERLRSAASEYVGTLVGWGADFLKNLFTGGAALFGVVSLLFITPVVAFYLLRDWDRMVATLDGWLPREHAEVVREQLRAVDHTLAGFVRGQASVCLALGAFYAVTMTAVGLNFGLVIGLIAGILSFIPYVGTVVGFGASVGVALFQFHDVFREGLVVGLYVLGHVLESYVLTPKLVGDKVGLHPVWVMFALLAGGSLFGFTGVLLAVPVAAVIGVLVRFALRQYLASSYYTGMPPEEVLCEDLVQEGLIPPGAGPGREAEAPPVP; from the coding sequence ATGGCTGAGACGTACGCGGGGCGGCAGATACGATTCTGGCTGATCAGCCTGCTGGTGGGGGTGGCGCTGGTCTGGCTGCTGCGGGGCATGCTGCTGCCCTTCGTCGCCGGCATGGCCATCGCCTATCTGCTGGATCCGGTGGCCGACCGGCTGGAGGGGTTCGGCCTGCCGCGCCTGGCGGCCACCTGCGCCGTGCTGCTGTCCTTCACCGTGGTGGTGGCGCTGGCCATCCTGCTGCTGGTGCCGCTGATCCAGCAGCAGGTGTCGCAACTGATCGAAAGCCTGCCGGCCATCATCACCTGGGCGCGGGACGAATCCATGCAGCGCATCCGCACGCTGATGGCGGCCCTGCCGCCGGATGACGTGGAACGGCTGCGCAGCGCCGCCAGCGAATATGTCGGGACCCTGGTGGGCTGGGGCGCGGATTTCCTGAAGAACCTGTTCACCGGCGGTGCCGCCCTGTTCGGCGTGGTGTCGTTGCTGTTCATCACGCCGGTGGTGGCCTTCTACCTGCTGCGCGACTGGGACCGCATGGTGGCGACCCTGGACGGCTGGCTGCCCCGCGAACATGCCGAGGTGGTGCGGGAGCAGTTGCGCGCCGTGGACCATACGCTGGCCGGATTCGTCCGCGGCCAGGCGTCCGTCTGCCTGGCGCTGGGCGCCTTCTACGCCGTCACCATGACGGCGGTGGGCCTGAATTTCGGCCTGGTCATCGGCCTGATCGCCGGCATCCTGTCCTTCATTCCTTATGTCGGCACGGTGGTGGGGTTTGGCGCCAGCGTCGGCGTGGCCCTGTTCCAGTTCCACGACGTTTTCCGCGAAGGCCTGGTGGTTGGCCTCTACGTCCTGGGCCACGTGCTGGAAAGTTATGTGCTGACGCCCAAGCTGGTGGGCGACAAGGTGGGGCTGCACCCGGTGTGGGTGATGTTCGCCCTGCTGGCGGGCGGCAGCCTGTTCGGCTTCACCGGCGTGCTGCTGGCGGTGCCGGTGGCGGCCGTCATCGGCGTGCTGGTGCGCTTCGCGTTGCGTCAGTACCTCGCCAGCAGCTATTACACCGGCATGCCTCCGGAAGAGGTGCTGTGCGAGGATCTGGTCCAGGAGGGATTGATCCCGCCGGGGGCCGGGCCGGGGCGTGAGGCGGAAGCGCCACCCGTTCCCTGA
- a CDS encoding DNA replication protein, whose protein sequence is MADLRQLPLDLGHRSAMGEADFLVAPGNADAVAWLDAWPEWPAPALVLYGPPGCGKSHLAQVWRARSRAPLFGPEDLVPADVPHLLGPTRTAVIDRAHEVSGDAGRERALLHLYNLTKEAGGQLLLLAHYAPINWILRLPDLRSRLVAAPAVGMAAPDDALLMAVLVKLFDDRQVRVGEEVITWLMTHTERSFDGARRTVALLDRAALAAKKPITVAFCRQVLEPKDRPAEG, encoded by the coding sequence ATGGCCGATTTGAGACAATTGCCCTTAGACCTGGGGCACCGTTCCGCCATGGGGGAGGCCGACTTCCTGGTGGCGCCCGGCAATGCCGACGCGGTCGCCTGGCTGGACGCCTGGCCGGAATGGCCGGCGCCGGCGCTGGTGCTGTACGGCCCGCCCGGCTGCGGCAAAAGCCACCTGGCCCAGGTGTGGCGCGCCCGCTCGCGCGCGCCGCTGTTCGGGCCGGAGGATCTGGTGCCCGCCGACGTGCCCCACCTGCTGGGCCCCACCCGCACCGCCGTGATCGACCGGGCGCACGAGGTCTCAGGTGACGCGGGGCGGGAACGCGCGCTGCTGCACCTCTACAACCTGACGAAGGAGGCGGGCGGCCAACTGCTGCTGCTGGCCCACTACGCCCCCATCAACTGGATCCTGCGCCTGCCCGACCTGCGCTCCCGCCTGGTGGCGGCCCCGGCCGTGGGCATGGCGGCCCCCGACGACGCCCTGCTGATGGCCGTGCTGGTCAAGCTGTTCGATGATCGCCAGGTGCGGGTGGGGGAGGAGGTCATCACTTGGCTGATGACCCACACCGAACGCTCCTTCGACGGCGCGCGGCGCACCGTGGCGCTGCTGGACCGCGCGGCGCTGGCGGCGAAGAAGCCCATCACCGTGGCCTTCTGCCGTCAGGTGCTGGAGCCGAAGGACAGGCCGGCGGAGGGGTGA
- a CDS encoding type II toxin-antitoxin system RelE/ParE family toxin — translation MRVIWSIPALRDVAGHRAYIAQYNPMAAIDITRRLAAAGDNLTTFPQRGRPGSKPGTRELTVIYPYIIVYKIEDEQLTILRVWHGAQER, via the coding sequence ATGCGGGTCATCTGGTCTATCCCAGCGCTTCGGGACGTGGCAGGCCATCGCGCCTACATCGCCCAATACAATCCCATGGCCGCCATCGACATCACACGACGCTTGGCCGCAGCGGGGGACAATCTGACGACATTTCCCCAGCGCGGCCGCCCTGGGTCGAAGCCCGGCACGCGAGAACTTACCGTCATCTATCCGTATATAATCGTTTATAAAATTGAAGATGAACAGCTGACCATTCTGCGCGTATGGCACGGCGCGCAGGAACGCTGA
- a CDS encoding CopG family transcriptional regulator has product MSKPASIFDIDDNGAKHRAIDEALEAVARGEYVDHEIVREWLLRLAAGEDLPIPVPTKDA; this is encoded by the coding sequence ATGAGCAAGCCCGCCTCCATCTTCGATATTGATGATAACGGCGCGAAACATCGAGCAATCGATGAAGCGCTGGAAGCGGTCGCTCGCGGCGAATATGTCGATCACGAGATTGTTCGTGAATGGCTCCTGCGGCTGGCCGCCGGTGAGGATCTGCCGATACCCGTCCCTACAAAAGACGCTTGA